TGCTTTGTAGTTTgtagtaaaaaatttaaaaaaagataaggAATTTAATGGTTTGTTAGCGAGTATAGCCCAGAGTTCATATTGTAAAAGCACAATCAGTCTTTGTTTGCGTTAACTCGATGCATAAACATAAcgtttttaccaaaaaaaaaaaaaatgcagtaacgTTACGTTACTACGAGGTATGACTCTATTCTTAAAGAAAACTCTGAAAACAACGACAAACAATTCACATATCCCAATACAATTGTCATTGAAGACCTAGAAGCTAAACGGTGCTTACACAACAAACCAAACAATTATTAAGCAtgctacataaaacataaaagcaaCAATTATTAATAACACTTACAGGTTGTGTTACGGAGGAGGAAGCTGATGCAAATTTGCAATTCACAATCTGATATGAAGCTACAACGAATAGGCACTTATGTTGCAATCAGGCAGCTTTGCCCCAAGTGTTTGTACAACCGTAAGTGGCAGAGCCAACCAATAATTGGAAGTACACCAATGGGCAACCTCCTGTTATCAGCTGCAACTTATTTTACTGGGGGATCATTCATCAAACTACAAAAGGTAGGCATGCAATCAGTATTACAACAATGAACCATATGTTTTTTGGTgaaattataaatgttaatattatttacaaatgtaatttgtgattatttcaaaattatagattttcaaGGCCATGGAATTAAAACTTCACCAGTACGTCACATTCAGGAGACATTGCAGGAGTTTTTTGGAACCAGCAATTGTACACAAGTGGAGAAGTGAACAACGAAAAATTATACAGAAGTTACAAGAGGGAGGAAAGATTGCATTATCTGGAGATATGCGTGCAGATTCCCCAGGTAATCCATAAGTTTGTCTTTTATTAATAGTTCAAATTTAagtttacaaattgtatatatgtgaaaattaaatcatatgtttaaacaattatgttttatttttaatttatgtaggacattctgctaaatatgGCAGCTATACTCTTATGCACATGCATAGCAATACTATTGTTGATCTacagcttgttcaggtgtgtaaCCTTTTCACAAAAGAGTACATGATTGactgttaaaattttaaattaattaagtaattttagttaaaatataTGTTATGATGCTTACTTAGAGCAACGAGGTTGGTGGTAGCTATCACATGGAGAAGGAAGGCCTAAAGAGATGTCTGGACCTGCTGGAGTCTAACGATTTAGAAGTGGATTACATCGTCACTGACCGTCATCCACAGATCCAGAAGTATCTCAGGGAGCGTGACATAACACAGTTCTATGATGTGTGGCACTTTGAGAAAGGTTAGTGTATGAATTTTTAACCatatacttattttaattttgatgtaataaattctatatatattttttattacttattcTTTCATTTCTGTATATCAGGTTTGTCTAAGAAATTAGAtaaactggcaaaaaaaaaaggactgtgAATTGCTGAGGCCGTGGCTGCATAGCATCAGAAATCATGTTTATTGGTGCGCCACTTCCTCGACATCAGGACCAGAGAAGGTGGCTAAGTGGACTAAGAGGTGGTCAACCACCTCCAGAATGTGCACACACATGACAATCCTATCTTTCCCAAGTGCGAACATCCACTCATAGCTTCAAATAATCAAAAGAAATGGTTTCAACAAGGTAAGTCTTAATATTGTCtatgatatattttattaatacatttattttttatgttacatatgcaaaaattatttattactgTGAAATAATTAATGGAATGGTAATGTATTACTATCATTTGGGTATATACATTGGGAAGCTGGCCTTTACTGTCTATTCTGTTATTGCAGACTGTATCTTGCTGCGCTTAATCATAATGAAAACGCCAACAGAGAACAAGCCACAACCAAGGCAGGACAGGCGGTGTACCAATAGGTGTTCCCGAAATCAAAAAAAGGGCAATGCGTAGCAcggccattaaaaaaaaagtcaacatatagtaagtaaaaaaacattttattaaaaaaaaaatgtgaaaacatttgtgaaatatattataaatgtgtaataagtaatgtaacatttaaattacaaacaccaactaaaaaataaagatatttaaaatatgaaataagtaataaaaaatgtaatgtttttattacaGCTTATGTTGATGAGCTACTGAAGCTCGTATTTGAAGAAGTGGTCATGGACCCCTCTACATTTGTGGAAGAACTGAAATCAAACCCCATTCCAAAGCCACTTTGTGCAGAGTTTGTCAGACCATCAAAGGTGGAAGCAATTGCCAGCCATGTTTCAAGATTCAGTCAAGCGGAGGTCGAAAGCCGGTGTACTCTCCAGTCGGATCTGGAAACTCCTGGCGTATCCGGTACACAACACAGCTCGCAAGGACAACCCAAACACTCCGACCCAAGTAGCCCCAGCACCAGCTAACAAAGCTGCGGTATGCCACATGGCGGaactttctaaaaataaaagaCTATGTGACCAAATAAGATGATTAcatattgtttttttgtaaataaagattaatgaaaataaaaacatttcaattttgtCATTTACGTGTTCaacttatacaataaaaatataagaatgttATTATATAGATTTGATTATTTGTAGTAATATCAAACTATACTTACTCCTCTGTGGTTCTTCGCCTTAGACGGCCATAGTCACATCTGTATATGTTATAGATGTTCTGCAGTACATGAATATTCAGACAATTCGGATCAAAGCCTAGATGATGCAGCATGCATGTTGGTGGGACTGGAACTTCGTTCATTTTTTTTACAACCCATATTGAAAAAAGGTTTATCATCAAAGAACAAGTATAAgtcaatatatgtatgtatatatatatatatatatatatatatgtatatatatatatatatatatatatatatatatatatatatatatatgtgtgtgtgtctgtgtgtgtgtgtatgtgtatatatatatgtatatatatgtttgtgtgtatatatgtttatcaaattaaaatattaattaatttcaggaattcaacttaaaatttgaaaataaatcataGACTCATTACAAGCAAACTGCGATATTTCAAgcctttatttgttataatttatgattatggcttacagcttgtgaaaaccacaatattataatctcagaaaatttgaattttGCATGAAATCACACAGTAGTTTAGTTCACGGACATTTAGAGCACTTCATTTCTtcctttatataatatatatagaatgTGTTCACTTCACGTAAAGATTGTGATTTTAATCTATAGGTTTACATGTACTAGTTTCGAAAGCACAAGTATTGAATAAACAATAGATCAGCATTACCTGTCGTATTTCTTTTCAGCAAACATTTTCTGTCTCGCTTGGCATTTTAATGCCGTTTCCGCGTTACACTTAATGACAgcaaaattatttaacattaataCTCATATTAAGCGTGCTCCATTGGCCTGAAGTGACAAAAACTAAGGTAACGTTACATTGATGCTTACCATTGAGAAATATCCTGCTCCAGTCGTGGTGTTTGCGATTGAGTTTGTTGATCATTCGCATCTCCAGATGTTTCCCCTTCATATTCAGGCTCGAATTGATAGGGTAAAATTGATCCCATGTTTGTTCATACACTTTATATGGGTTTAAACTTGTTAAACTGAAAACCATTTAGGGTGATGGGCGTTCCGTTTCCGAAAATATCTGCACAGACTATACTACCAATCACAACTGACTGGGTCATTGGACCAATCACTGCAGATTAGCGTCACGTAAAGGCGGGGTTTTGAAAAGTGAATCACTAAACGTATAATTTGAGAATCGCTGTCAAaacaggtaaaaataaatgcatattataagaacaCTAAAGTCTTTTTTGTCATTGCATGCATGCAAAACTGTTGTTGGGGACAATATTTGGAacattttaaatgccataataGGTGCTCTTTAAGGTATCGGGAGGAgggaaataattattttttaattaataattgtttatgtattattgttttgcACTGGAAAGAAAGTTAATTATGATGaaagtataattatataaagatATTTGCACTACACTGCCTTAAAATGTtgtctatttaaattaaaaatattatttgttttgcacTGGAAAGAACATTCTAGAAGTCTAATTCTATTGAATAAGTTTGCACAAGGTTACAGAAAActgatgtgtttatttttcttcaaatgcAGTCTAAGCCAATGAGTTTTGAATGTTATATGTTGTATTTAAGTGAAAATTAAAACATATTATAAACTTAACAAATCCATGGTTCATTGTTGGCAAAATGATCATGATAGCTTTTATATTTCACATCTATATGGTTCAGTCTTGTATATTGATTAGGCCTGCTTTgctattctataaatatataggcctaataagttgtattttaatatgctataatgtattaaatatatttatctaaatgtaTCAATTAGTTTCCCCAATATTCACCAGAAGTCATCATTTCAGGggttatttttcaattttttctcGTTTTGAGACCATGGTGAACTTGAGATAGTTTTGCACAGGGCACTTGACTTGAGTTCAGACCCTGAGGTGTTAAAGTGACAGAAGCTGCTAATAAAGCTGCTGTCGCCATTTGTgtcaatgttaatcaaacatcAGAAAGAAAGTAATTTACTGCCccttgactgaatcacttttgtaatcacgacgtattgcatacaaatcaccgcgagagctttccaaaaGTTCCAAAATAAACAATAGATAGGTTCCAGTTTTTCTATACAATGaatgtgtatttaaattaataattggaCATCAATACAAACTAAACTTCCAGCTGCTTCACTTTtatcatgaaaacaaacagattgAGAAATTTGTCAGTTTGTAAAAGTTGCCAAAACACCAGGAAAATATTCTTTAAaagcacatgacacaaatcacttATTGAACTTAATAGGCATTATGTGAAATATGGTGCTTAGTTTGATCCTTtaatacaaacataattttttaatatgtatttatagtGTATAATTAGATTTGTTAAATTTTAAGAACACAAATGTATTTGGTTAAAATCAAAAGCTTTACTGGTATGGCTTGAGCCAACTAACAATActtgaatacatttataaatatctgTCCTTACAAAAATTTACAACTCGTGGAACAAAGTGAATCAAATTATTTTGAAACCTTTATGAAAAACAACTGTATGTCCAGCAATGCTAGCcaattattcaattcaattcaagtttatttgtatagcgcattttacaatacagatcgttacaaagcaactttacagaaaattatgtttctacaatatttagtaatagcttataagtggtgactgtcagtttgtgcacgtatggacgtacaggatttttagaaaaattaatacaagacgtagtcagccagacgatgaacattattaatattattaataattattatatgatgcagtcacacttgtagcaatatttgttagttctgtttgttgattcagggttagcatcatctgaggtcctctgagggtcagcattatctcttctcaggtgttctggatccagactggagcttgtagagacatcattagcatagctgctgatccaacaaagtaaaatcaattagtttaacccaagctaaagaataaaaatgcgcatttgatcagatgcaactacactcacaatttaagagatagattattcgaatgcttggcgaaagagattcgTTTTTaatagagagtgtgtctgaaccccgaacattatcaggaaggctattcctgagtttgggagccaaatttgAAAAAGctttacctcctttagtggactttgctatcctaggaactatcaAAAgtcgttttgtgaccttagggagcgtgatgtaTTGTAAattggtagaagactagttaggtacgcaggagctaaaccatttagggacttataggtaagtaatgataatttgtaactgatacggaacttaataggtagccagtgcagagactgtaaaattggggtaatatgatcatattttcttgacctggtaaggactctagctgctgcattttggactacctgtagtttgtttattgaagaagcaggacaaccacctagaagtgcattacaatagtccagtctagaggtcatgaatgcatgaattagcttttctgcatcagaaacagataacatgtttcgtagcttggcaatgtttctaagatggaagaatgcagtttttgtaaaatgggaaatatgattttcaaaagacaagttgctgtataATATAACACCcaaatttttgactgtagaggaagtaacagtacatccgtctagttgcagattgtaatctacaagattctgtgtagtgttttttggtccaataattaatatctctatcttatctgaatttaattggagaaaattattggtcatccaatcttttacatttttaacacactctgttagcttagtgTAACGAATCGTCAAATGAGTggaaggaagcaagtgcgagtttatgaattttaataatacaaaacaaacaataaacacgaAGACAGGTGATACTGGTAATCTTGACGGGAATGCAAAGTCCAGGAAGAGGCAGAGCTCGCAGATGATCCGGGGTGcgatggtgagttggcagcagtagagtgtgacacaggaactgcggggggaAGAGCCGTGAAGGTAAGTGGTGCGATCCAGTGATGAAgtggagtggacggggttccgggaagACAGGACAATCCAACGACGAGAAACAAACACAAGGAAGGCAGAACATGAGACACGGAATGactaacaacgctctgacaaacacaagatgctagacagggcaatatatagggaaggataatgagtggcagctggtgATGATGAACAATTAGCaaagacgcccacatgaaacaatcagtgcttaCGCAAAACACACatactccacccacatagtgcaaaacccaagatcacagtttaccaaccgtgacagtatccTCCCCTCTAGGAACGGCTCCTGGAGTTCCCAggcgggcctacctgctgattgtattcATCAATCAGgaagtgatccagtatgtccctagcaggtacccaactcctttcctccggaccgtaaccttcccagtccaccaagtactggaatcctcgtcccctccatctcgagtccagaatccgattaaccgaataagttggctccccatctacgagtcacggcggtgggggaaccagggtaggcggattaatgcgtgaataaaacacaggcttaattttggacacatggaaggcgggatgaatcctcctgtacaccggaggtagtttgaggcggactgtcaccggactaatgattttggtgacaggaaacgggccaataaatttgggagctaatttattagaaaacggaacggagcggaatgttgtttgtagaaagccacactttttgacccacgacgtaaacgggaggcttcgagaggtggcgatcggccttggccttagtgcgctccctcacttGAAGCAGAGTCTCgcaggctctggtccaggtgcggtggcaccgctggacaaacgcgtgagtggaggggaccgcgacttcagattccagactaggaaaaacaggtggctggtaacctatgctagactgaaacggagaaaggcccgtggcCCGCACTGGTAATGCGTTAtgagcgtactcaaccatagagagttgttggctccaggaagaaggattcttggagactaaacattgcaacgttctcgctaaatcctggttggctcgctcagactgaccGTTACTCTGGGGGTGATAACCAGAAGACAGACTAACCatcgctcctaacaatttacaaaatcctttccaaaatttggatctaaattgggatcccctgtcagaaaccacatctaccgggaggccatgtaaccaaaagacgtgatcaataacagtgaccgctgtctccttggctgcaggtaatttgggcaagggaatgaaatgtgcagccttcgagaaccggtccactacggtcaaaatgaccgtcatgccattagagggtggtaacaaaatctagagcgatatgggaccaggatCTCGacgggacagacagcagttgaagaagcccatccggaggtcggttagacgacttaccactggcgcaaactgagcaagccaaaacaaaatcatgaACATCGCGAGCCatcagtggccaccagaatcgttgctttatTAAACCCTTGgtgcggcttatccctggatgacaagctacattagagcagtgaccccactgaataacgtcgGACCGTAACTCCTCACAAATAAATGGCACAAACGATTCGTTGGGCAcgcgggcggaggcgttaccccttctaaggccatcttgaccttcaTAATTATTACCTtcatgtcataattacgttcagcaggGGATAAACGATGGGAAAAAAACACGCaaggatgcatcttgtcgtctgaggcagcacgttgggaaagaactgcacctacttccacctccaccacgaactgacgtgtgggatcaggggctattaagatgggagccgaaacgaagcggctcttgaggttggaaaatacagtttcggctgtattagaccacctgaatgcagtactgggggaggtcaaggcggtcagaggtgagactagttggctgaaattaagaatgaaacgtcgataaaaattggcgaaccccagaaaccgatgtagggccttacgggaatctggacttggccaatctatcacagccttaaccttgtcaggatccatacgtattccctcagatGAGATGATATATCCTAGGAAGGGAAccgactgtgcatggaatacgcatttctccacctcgacaaaaagaccattctcaagtaattgttggagcactcgtctgacgtgttgcacatgttcctggagagatgaagaaaaaatcagtatgtcatccaggtacaacagatctaccatgtctctcaacacgtcattcacgagtgcttggataacccctggcgagttggagagcctgaatgccatcaccaaatattcaaagtgccctctatgggtgttaaaggcggttttccactcatcccccttcctg
The DNA window shown above is from Carassius carassius chromosome 26, fCarCar2.1, whole genome shotgun sequence and carries:
- the LOC132106153 gene encoding uncharacterized protein LOC132106153, with the protein product MKLQRIGTYVAIRQLCPKCLYNRKWQSQPIIGSTPMGNLLLSAATYFTGGSFIKLQKIFKAMELKLHQYVTFRRHCRSFLEPAIVHKWRSEQRKIIQKLQEGGKIALSGDMRADSPGHSAKYGSYTLMHMHSNTIVDLQLVQSNEVGGSYHMEKEGLKRCLDLLESNDLEVDYIVTDRHPQIQKYLRERDITQFYDVWHFEKGLSKKLDKLAKKKGL